In Myxococcales bacterium, a genomic segment contains:
- the clpB gene encoding ATP-dependent chaperone ClpB — MRPDRMTTNSQAAFRQGVDLASRNGNPELVPEHVLVALLDQEGGVGGPLLQKAGGDLSAVRALAQKRIDGLPKVTGGAEPGMSRRVLEIMRKAEDEAKTLKDDFVSVEHYVLAMAKHDRECQGLFEQSGGVSYEKLLRALSAVRGSQRVTSKDPETTFQALEKYCRDLTEQARKGKSDPVVGRDEEIRRVMQVLSRRTKNNPVLIGEPGVGKTAIVEGIAQRIVFGDVPESLKDKKVVSLDMGALVAGAKYRGEFEDRLKAVLKEVESAAGQIILFIDEIHTIVGAGAAEGAMDAANLLKPALARGELRCIGATTLDEYRKRIEKDAALERRFQPVVVAQPSVLDTIAILRGLKERYEVHHGIRIQDSAIVAAATLSDRYVTERFLPDKAIDLVDEAAAKIKMEVDSMPSEIDAVQRRLTQLQIEQQALKKERDQASKARLDVVKRELAELEETANGMRAQWLREKEVIEQIRAIQPKVEDLRAESDKAERAGELGKAAEIRYGKLPELEKQTEDLRRALAKVQEKTSYLREEVTDQDIAGIVAKWTGIPVSKMLTGETEKLLQMEEGLRRRVVGQELAVTAVANAVRRSRAGLSDERKPIGSFLFLGPTGVGKTELARALAEFLFDDERAMIRLDMSEYMEKHTVSRLIGAPPGYVGYEEGGQLTEPVRRRPYAVVLFDEVEKAHPDVWNTLLQVLDDGRLTDGQGRTVDFKNTVIILTSNVGSQALTAIEEKSGLEPDDKRELLQRAAMEEIGKMFRPEFVNRLDEVVVFERLRRDELRRIVDIQLKRFAERLARRELFVELNDAAKDFLGEVGWDPQFGARPLKRAIQRHLEDPLAKRVLSGEFAPGSTIVVTASGGALAFAGRVSN, encoded by the coding sequence ATGCGACCTGACCGTATGACCACCAACAGCCAAGCGGCATTCCGGCAAGGCGTCGACCTGGCGAGCCGCAACGGAAACCCAGAGCTTGTGCCGGAGCACGTCCTCGTGGCGCTTCTCGATCAAGAAGGCGGCGTCGGCGGGCCGCTCCTTCAGAAGGCCGGCGGCGATCTGAGCGCCGTTCGCGCCCTGGCGCAGAAGCGCATCGACGGCCTGCCCAAGGTGACCGGTGGCGCCGAACCGGGCATGTCGCGTCGCGTCCTCGAGATCATGCGCAAGGCAGAGGACGAAGCGAAGACGCTGAAGGACGACTTCGTGTCCGTCGAGCACTACGTCCTCGCCATGGCGAAGCACGACCGCGAGTGCCAAGGCCTCTTCGAGCAGAGCGGCGGCGTGAGCTACGAAAAGCTCCTGCGAGCCTTGTCCGCCGTGCGCGGGTCGCAGCGTGTGACCTCGAAGGATCCCGAGACGACGTTTCAGGCGCTCGAGAAGTATTGCCGCGACCTGACCGAGCAAGCGCGGAAGGGCAAGAGCGACCCGGTGGTCGGACGCGACGAGGAGATTCGTCGCGTCATGCAGGTGCTGTCGCGACGCACGAAGAACAACCCGGTCCTTATCGGAGAGCCGGGCGTCGGCAAGACGGCCATCGTCGAGGGCATCGCGCAGCGCATCGTCTTCGGCGACGTGCCCGAGAGCCTCAAAGACAAGAAGGTCGTCTCGCTCGACATGGGCGCGCTCGTCGCCGGCGCAAAGTATCGCGGTGAGTTTGAAGACCGACTCAAGGCTGTCTTGAAGGAGGTGGAGAGCGCCGCCGGGCAGATCATCCTCTTCATCGACGAAATCCACACGATCGTCGGAGCCGGCGCCGCCGAGGGCGCCATGGACGCGGCCAACCTGCTGAAGCCGGCGCTGGCGCGCGGCGAGCTCCGCTGCATTGGCGCGACGACGCTCGACGAATACCGCAAGCGAATCGAGAAGGACGCGGCGCTTGAGCGGCGCTTTCAACCGGTCGTGGTGGCGCAGCCGTCGGTCCTCGACACCATCGCGATCCTGCGCGGGCTCAAGGAGCGCTACGAAGTCCACCACGGCATCCGCATCCAGGACTCGGCGATCGTGGCCGCGGCGACGCTCAGCGATCGGTACGTGACGGAGCGCTTCCTGCCCGACAAGGCCATCGATCTCGTCGACGAAGCGGCGGCCAAGATCAAGATGGAGGTCGACAGCATGCCGTCGGAGATCGACGCCGTGCAGCGTCGCCTAACGCAGCTCCAGATCGAGCAGCAAGCGCTGAAGAAGGAGCGCGATCAAGCTTCGAAGGCGCGCCTCGACGTCGTTAAGCGCGAGCTCGCCGAGCTGGAGGAGACGGCCAACGGCATGCGAGCGCAGTGGCTTCGCGAGAAGGAGGTCATCGAGCAGATTCGCGCCATCCAGCCCAAGGTCGAAGACCTGCGCGCTGAGTCCGACAAGGCCGAGCGGGCCGGCGAGCTCGGGAAAGCCGCCGAGATTCGCTACGGCAAGCTGCCGGAGCTGGAGAAGCAGACGGAAGATCTGCGACGCGCCCTCGCGAAGGTGCAAGAGAAGACGTCGTACCTCCGAGAGGAGGTCACCGATCAAGACATCGCGGGAATCGTCGCGAAGTGGACCGGCATCCCCGTGAGCAAGATGTTGACCGGCGAGACCGAGAAGCTCCTCCAGATGGAAGAGGGGTTGCGTCGCCGCGTCGTCGGTCAGGAGTTGGCCGTCACGGCGGTGGCCAACGCGGTGCGCCGCTCTCGCGCGGGCCTCTCCGATGAGCGAAAGCCCATCGGGAGCTTCCTCTTCCTTGGTCCGACGGGAGTCGGCAAGACGGAGCTGGCCCGCGCCTTGGCCGAATTCCTCTTCGATGACGAGCGCGCCATGATTCGCCTCGACATGAGCGAGTACATGGAGAAGCACACCGTCTCTCGGCTCATCGGCGCGCCGCCCGGTTACGTCGGCTACGAAGAGGGCGGGCAACTCACCGAACCGGTTCGCCGCCGCCCCTACGCCGTGGTGCTCTTCGACGAGGTCGAGAAGGCTCATCCCGACGTCTGGAACACGCTCTTGCAGGTCCTCGATGACGGTCGCCTCACCGACGGCCAGGGCCGCACCGTCGACTTCAAGAACACCGTCATCATCCTCACCAGCAACGTGGGCTCGCAGGCGCTCACGGCCATCGAGGAGAAGAGCGGCCTCGAGCCGGACGACAAGCGGGAGCTCTTGCAACGAGCCGCGATGGAGGAGATCGGCAAGATGTTCCGTCCCGAGTTCGTGAATCGACTCGACGAGGTCGTGGTCTTCGAGCGGCTCCGCCGCGACGAGCTCCGCCGCATCGTCGACATTCAGCTCAAGCGCTTTGCCGAGCGCCTTGCCCGTCGCGAGCTCTTCGTGGAGCTGAACGATGCGGCGAAGGACTTCCTCGGCGAGGTCGGCTGGGATCCGCAGTTTGGCGCGCGGCCGCTCAAGCGCGCGATCCAGCGCCACCTTGAGGATCCGCTTGCGAAGCGCGTGCTCTCGGGAGAGTTCGCGCCCGGCAGCACCATCGTCGTCACCGCCTCGGGCGGCGCGCTGGCGTTCGCGGGTCGCGTCTCCAACTGA
- a CDS encoding DUF3488 domain-containing protein, translated as MRFGLVHRLMTDALAALGVLAVVSTASLGTVTNVGLLAGLALALAVPEGWSARPFMRHLSTAAPLVLFLVEAVRLLAGESVLEVAVEFAAMLQVLRIATRRGAAHDQQIIVLALLHLVAGTVLGGGLAYGLCFLGFLIVAPGALVLSHLRREVEGNYRQGARDRTGLPVDVPRILRSRRVVGRGFLGATCLISVPIFLFTATLFLLFPRVGLSLLLLNHSRAGRMVGFSDKVDLGQVGVLRNDPSVALRFDLPDLPQPPPPRMVLRLRGTAFDAYDGRAWSRTKTDRSEARPRLGSSVYPLARDPSRGDRRIAFDLEPIDPAPSVVFLPPSAVAVELKPLNQTVFGDPLRLLMGPEGELRYAGADAHGLRYDVILAKDGERIVEPIVERGRYLSLPPDLPKRIHALAEEWTRGATTDYKKAKLLEEKLRTVYRYDVGSPSGGTPQPLDHFLFESKRGHCEFFSTAMAVMLRAAGVPSRNVTGFVGGTYNRFGRYYAVREGDAHSWVEAYIADDPARPGWFTFDPTPPAAAQPLVPNVGAVIYVRDLLDAMSQRWNRYVVGYDRRAQSRIFDAVERRYHELRRRLGADRGPWERWTRAPYLAGTTLGVLLIAYLVWKRWRSAPTKASPPPAKATSRALEAATALYRDLETALLLHGIGRPPALPPLRHAEELVAQRHPLSGEVHALTSQYLAARFGDTPLTDDDVKRFADRVRSVRSAELPESAAGPGL; from the coding sequence ATGCGATTCGGTCTCGTTCACCGCCTCATGACCGACGCGCTGGCGGCGCTCGGCGTCTTGGCCGTGGTGAGCACCGCATCGCTCGGCACAGTGACCAACGTGGGGCTCCTCGCGGGCCTCGCTCTGGCCCTCGCGGTCCCCGAGGGTTGGTCGGCGCGACCTTTCATGCGGCACCTCTCGACGGCCGCGCCGCTGGTGCTCTTCCTCGTCGAGGCCGTGCGCCTGCTCGCCGGCGAGTCGGTCCTCGAGGTCGCCGTCGAGTTCGCGGCGATGCTTCAGGTGTTGCGCATCGCGACGCGACGCGGCGCCGCCCACGACCAGCAGATCATCGTCCTGGCGCTCTTGCACCTCGTCGCCGGAACCGTCCTCGGTGGCGGCCTCGCTTACGGGTTGTGTTTTCTCGGCTTCCTCATCGTCGCGCCAGGCGCCCTGGTGCTCAGCCACCTGCGGCGCGAGGTCGAAGGCAACTATCGCCAAGGCGCCCGTGACCGCACAGGCCTCCCCGTCGACGTGCCTCGCATCCTCCGAAGTCGACGCGTCGTGGGCCGCGGATTCTTGGGCGCGACCTGCCTCATCTCCGTTCCCATCTTTCTCTTCACAGCGACGCTCTTCTTGCTCTTCCCGCGCGTGGGACTGTCTCTTCTGCTCCTCAACCACTCGCGCGCGGGTCGCATGGTCGGCTTCTCCGACAAGGTCGACCTAGGGCAGGTCGGTGTATTGCGCAATGATCCCTCCGTGGCACTGCGCTTCGACCTGCCCGACTTGCCTCAGCCTCCTCCCCCACGCATGGTGCTCCGTCTTCGCGGCACGGCCTTCGACGCCTACGACGGCCGTGCCTGGTCTCGAACAAAGACGGACCGCAGCGAGGCCCGCCCGCGACTCGGCTCGTCGGTCTACCCCTTGGCGCGGGACCCGAGCCGAGGCGATCGACGCATCGCCTTCGACTTGGAGCCCATCGACCCGGCGCCCTCGGTGGTGTTCCTGCCTCCGTCGGCCGTCGCCGTTGAGCTGAAGCCCCTCAACCAGACCGTCTTCGGCGACCCGCTGCGTTTGCTCATGGGCCCCGAGGGCGAGCTCCGCTACGCCGGCGCCGACGCGCACGGGCTCCGCTACGACGTCATCCTGGCAAAGGACGGGGAGCGCATCGTCGAGCCCATCGTCGAGCGCGGCCGGTACCTCTCGCTCCCGCCCGACTTGCCCAAGCGTATCCACGCGCTCGCCGAGGAATGGACCCGCGGCGCGACCACCGACTACAAGAAGGCCAAGCTCCTCGAGGAGAAGCTCCGCACCGTCTACCGGTACGACGTCGGCTCTCCCTCTGGCGGGACGCCTCAACCGCTCGACCACTTCCTCTTCGAATCAAAGCGCGGCCACTGCGAGTTCTTCTCGACGGCCATGGCGGTCATGTTACGCGCCGCCGGCGTGCCCTCGCGCAACGTGACGGGGTTCGTGGGCGGGACCTACAACCGCTTCGGTCGCTACTACGCGGTCCGCGAGGGCGACGCCCACTCCTGGGTCGAGGCGTACATCGCCGACGATCCGGCGCGGCCCGGCTGGTTCACGTTCGACCCGACGCCGCCGGCGGCGGCGCAGCCGCTGGTTCCCAATGTGGGCGCCGTCATCTACGTCCGCGACTTGCTCGACGCCATGTCGCAGCGCTGGAACCGATACGTCGTCGGCTACGATCGCCGCGCCCAGTCGCGCATCTTCGACGCCGTCGAACGCCGCTACCACGAGCTCCGGCGGCGCCTCGGCGCCGACCGCGGACCTTGGGAGCGCTGGACGCGCGCGCCCTACCTCGCCGGCACCACGCTCGGCGTCTTGCTCATCGCGTACCTCGTGTGGAAGCGTTGGCGCTCGGCGCCAACGAAAGCGTCGCCGCCGCCGGCGAAGGCCACCTCGCGCGCCCTCGAAGCCGCGACGGCGCTGTACCGCGACCTCGAGACCGCCCTGCTCCTCCACGGCATCGGGCGACCGCCGGCCCTACCGCCGCTCCGGCACGCGGAAGAGCTCGTGGCGCAACGGCACCCGCTGTCGGGCGAGGTCCACGCGCTGACGTCCCAATACTTGGCCGCTCGTTTCGGTGACACCCCGCTCACCGACGACGACGTGAAGCGGTTCGCCGACCGCGTCCGCTCCGTCCGCAGCGCCGAGCTCCCGGAGAGCGCTGCGGGTCCCGGCCTCTAA
- a CDS encoding AAA family ATPase: MTAAAAVIADELVSTLQRLRDAVAMALEGKEEAVELALVSLLARGHLLIEDVPGVGKTTLARALSRAVGGDLRRVQFTSDLLPSDLLGVSVYDQRTSEFVLRQGPIFGNVLLADEINRASPRTQSALLEAMNEGQVSIDGKTLPLPEPFFVIATQNPQDFAGTFPLPESQLDRFLLRIRIGYPPPQVEMRLLLEGQTDRAGDVPTVLTPTRLVELQRQVLRVSLDPALGNYLQAVVQATRSAPTLSLGASPRAAIALANAARARALLRGRKYCLADDIHDLAVPVLSHRIRLASQADGFMPSRDEAEGALRELVNRIPVPL; the protein is encoded by the coding sequence ATGACCGCAGCCGCCGCGGTAATCGCAGACGAGCTGGTCTCGACACTTCAACGCCTTCGAGACGCCGTCGCCATGGCCCTCGAGGGCAAGGAGGAAGCCGTCGAGCTCGCGCTCGTTTCCCTTTTGGCGCGCGGTCACCTGCTCATCGAAGACGTGCCCGGCGTCGGCAAGACCACGCTCGCACGCGCCCTCTCGCGCGCCGTAGGCGGCGATCTGAGACGCGTGCAGTTTACAAGTGATTTGTTGCCGAGCGATCTCCTGGGCGTCTCGGTCTACGACCAGCGGACGAGCGAGTTCGTTCTTCGGCAAGGCCCCATCTTCGGCAACGTCCTCTTGGCCGATGAGATCAATCGCGCGAGCCCCCGCACCCAATCGGCGCTGCTGGAGGCCATGAACGAGGGCCAGGTATCCATCGACGGAAAGACGCTGCCGCTGCCGGAGCCCTTCTTCGTCATCGCCACGCAGAATCCGCAAGATTTCGCCGGAACCTTCCCGCTGCCCGAATCGCAGCTCGACCGCTTTCTGCTCCGCATCCGCATCGGATACCCACCGCCGCAAGTCGAGATGCGGCTCTTGCTCGAGGGGCAAACCGACCGAGCCGGCGACGTCCCCACGGTGCTCACGCCCACGCGCCTCGTGGAGCTGCAACGACAGGTGCTCCGGGTTTCCCTCGACCCGGCCCTCGGCAACTACCTCCAGGCCGTCGTTCAGGCGACGCGCAGCGCCCCGACGCTGTCGCTCGGCGCGTCTCCGCGCGCGGCCATCGCGCTCGCCAACGCCGCGCGTGCTCGCGCCCTGCTCCGCGGGCGCAAGTACTGCCTCGCCGACGACATCCACGATCTCGCGGTGCCGGTCCTCTCGCATCGCATTCGGCTGGCGTCGCAGGCCGACGGCTTCATGCCCTCGCGGGACGAGGCCGAGGGCGCCCTCCGCGAGCTCGTGAACCGCATCCCCGTTCCCTTGTGA
- the ccmA gene encoding heme ABC exporter ATP-binding protein CcmA, which produces MPAPPASNVITLSGVSKTYGFVRALTNVSLQLAPGITVVRGANGSGKSTILSILGTLTRPTAGDVDFGALGPTREDVRAQLGWVGHELLVYADLSARENLTLCAALHGLDAEVVAKVAARFGMESFLDRPVRTMSRGQRQRVAVARAVLNEPRLLLLDEPTTGLDSDGVALLERVVGEEASRGGWVVVVTHEVEFLRHASSVWMARGRLSSAPGVSRETSPAATGGAEGA; this is translated from the coding sequence ATGCCTGCCCCGCCGGCCTCCAACGTGATCACGCTCTCGGGTGTCTCGAAGACCTACGGCTTCGTGCGCGCGCTGACGAACGTGTCGCTTCAGCTGGCCCCCGGCATCACCGTGGTTCGCGGGGCGAACGGTTCGGGCAAGAGCACCATACTGTCGATTCTTGGGACGCTGACGCGGCCGACGGCGGGCGACGTGGACTTCGGCGCGCTCGGCCCAACGCGCGAGGATGTGAGGGCGCAGCTCGGGTGGGTGGGACATGAGCTCCTAGTGTATGCGGATCTGAGCGCGCGAGAGAATCTGACCTTGTGTGCCGCGCTCCACGGACTCGACGCGGAAGTGGTCGCGAAGGTCGCTGCGCGTTTCGGCATGGAGTCATTTCTGGATCGGCCCGTGCGGACGATGTCGCGTGGTCAGCGGCAGCGCGTCGCCGTGGCTCGCGCGGTCCTCAACGAGCCGCGGCTGCTCCTCTTGGACGAGCCGACGACCGGGCTTGATTCGGACGGCGTCGCGCTTCTTGAGCGAGTCGTCGGCGAAGAGGCGTCGCGCGGAGGTTGGGTGGTGGTCGTTACCCACGAGGTGGAGTTTCTTAGGCACGCTTCATCGGTCTGGATGGCGCGAGGGCGCCTGAGCAGCGCGCCAGGTGTTTCACGTGAAACATCTCCCGCGGCGACGGGTGGCGCGGAAGGCGCCTAA
- a CDS encoding 8-amino-7-oxononanoate synthase, producing the protein MSARPPPPALRHLREELRSLAGAGLLRERPPVYRGPRPSFCSNDYLGLGEDPGGFEGPGGAGASRLVVGEADGHRALERELVDWLRADAALTFSSGYAANVGALSALAQAGDLIVSDRLNHASIIDGCRLSGARVAVIDHLDVAAMEEVLVARRESRAWVVTESYFSMDGDGPDLAALRALCDRYSAGLIVDEAHALGVLGPEGRGRTAQAGVEADVLIGTLGKALGRQGAFVVGAQALVDWLWNRARSFVFSTGLSPALAHSAARCVRRAREDSSLRERCLENATTLRAALGAPPGFGPIIPLVLGDPAVAIAAAEAARAEGVHVQAIRPPTVPTGTARLRVTASARHSAEDVAAAAAVLKRFT; encoded by the coding sequence GTGAGCGCTCGGCCGCCGCCACCTGCCCTTCGGCACCTCCGCGAGGAGCTTCGGAGCCTCGCGGGGGCCGGCCTCTTGCGCGAGCGACCTCCCGTCTACCGGGGGCCGCGGCCGTCGTTCTGCAGCAACGACTACCTCGGCCTTGGCGAAGACCCGGGCGGCTTCGAGGGTCCGGGCGGCGCAGGAGCTTCGCGCCTCGTGGTGGGCGAGGCTGACGGCCACCGAGCGCTCGAACGCGAGTTGGTGGATTGGCTGCGCGCCGATGCGGCTTTGACATTCTCGAGCGGCTACGCCGCGAACGTCGGAGCGCTGAGCGCCCTCGCCCAGGCCGGCGACCTCATCGTCAGCGACCGACTGAACCACGCATCGATCATCGACGGGTGTCGGTTGAGCGGTGCGCGCGTGGCGGTCATCGACCACCTCGACGTGGCCGCCATGGAGGAGGTCCTTGTGGCTCGCCGGGAGTCCCGCGCCTGGGTGGTGACCGAGAGCTACTTCAGCATGGATGGTGACGGCCCCGACCTCGCTGCGCTCCGGGCGCTCTGCGATCGGTATAGCGCGGGGCTCATCGTCGACGAGGCCCATGCGCTCGGGGTGCTCGGGCCCGAGGGTCGCGGGCGCACGGCGCAAGCCGGCGTGGAGGCCGACGTGCTCATCGGGACCCTCGGCAAAGCGCTCGGCCGACAAGGCGCGTTCGTCGTTGGGGCCCAGGCGCTCGTCGACTGGCTGTGGAACCGGGCTCGTAGCTTCGTGTTCTCGACGGGCCTCTCGCCTGCGCTTGCGCATTCAGCGGCCCGGTGTGTCCGTCGGGCGCGAGAGGACTCGTCGCTCCGCGAGCGGTGCCTCGAGAACGCCACGACCCTGAGGGCCGCACTGGGGGCACCTCCAGGATTCGGGCCGATCATCCCGCTCGTGCTTGGCGACCCGGCGGTCGCCATCGCGGCGGCGGAGGCGGCGCGCGCCGAGGGCGTCCACGTGCAGGCGATTCGGCCGCCGACGGTGCCGACGGGCACTGCGCGACTCCGCGTTACGGCGAGCGCCCGACACTCCGCCGAGGACGTCGCCGCGGCCGCCGCCGTGCTCAAACGTTTCACGTGA
- the zapA gene encoding cell division protein ZapA gives MERRTVQLHVGGQSYKVVTSAGDEELGRVAGIVESKILELTPKGRAPQPQAILLAALALAHDLEEERGRRETLERRTRDLLRRVLLRIDHALESSDAV, from the coding sequence ATGGAGCGTCGGACGGTGCAGCTGCACGTCGGTGGGCAGAGCTACAAGGTCGTCACCTCCGCGGGCGACGAAGAGCTCGGCCGCGTGGCGGGGATCGTGGAGTCGAAGATCCTCGAGCTGACGCCCAAGGGCCGAGCGCCGCAGCCGCAAGCGATCTTGCTCGCCGCGTTGGCGTTGGCCCACGACCTCGAAGAAGAGCGCGGCCGTCGGGAGACGCTCGAACGGCGCACGCGCGATCTCTTGCGACGCGTCCTCTTGCGCATCGATCACGCGCTCGAATCCAGCGACGCCGTCTGA
- the aroB gene encoding 3-dehydroquinate synthase, which produces MQTIVISGPPGVGKSTVGAALAATLDVPFFDTDERLREQSGKAPGELLRERGEPAFRAMEREVVDTLLRDGKPKVVAVGGGALVDRELRHRVVDAALVISLSARTETLRERLKGGEDRPLLGGAGAYGDELPRLLEARRSAYAECHLALATDDATPSELADSIVPWISRSLVAIPLGERSYTVEIVRGDSTRIADRLATMGPSSLVVVADARVRRAQLAYATEMFRPLTVPRIDVTLAPGEAHKTVSSVSTIWDAALGAGIDRDAVVVGFGGGVVLDLAGFAAATLLRGVRWLSVPSTTLALIDASVGGKTGFDHPAGKNLVGAFHQPSGVVADLALLRTLPARERKAGLAEAAKIGLSSDASLFLRMEETAEALAAGDEDALLPVLHAAISAKARIVRNDETERGERALLNLGHTVGHALEAHGAFTRWLHGEAVAIGLVAELRAAAKLGKTDPALAGRVAALLGRLDLPTAASHADLAAALPWIDADKKRRGAQVRWPVVSAVGAASVEPVALSALKAALLSD; this is translated from the coding sequence ATGCAAACGATCGTCATCAGCGGGCCGCCGGGCGTCGGCAAGAGCACGGTTGGCGCCGCCCTAGCGGCCACGCTCGACGTCCCTTTCTTCGACACCGACGAGCGGCTCCGCGAGCAGTCGGGGAAGGCTCCGGGCGAGCTCTTGCGCGAGCGAGGCGAGCCGGCGTTCCGCGCCATGGAGCGCGAGGTCGTCGATACGCTGCTCCGCGACGGGAAGCCGAAGGTCGTGGCCGTGGGCGGCGGGGCGCTGGTCGACCGCGAGCTGCGGCACCGCGTGGTGGACGCGGCGCTCGTGATCTCGTTGAGCGCGCGCACCGAGACGCTTCGCGAGCGCCTCAAAGGCGGTGAGGACCGCCCGCTCTTGGGCGGCGCGGGTGCCTACGGGGATGAGCTTCCGCGCCTCCTCGAGGCGCGACGCTCCGCCTACGCCGAGTGTCACCTCGCCCTCGCCACCGACGACGCGACGCCGAGCGAGCTCGCCGACAGCATCGTGCCGTGGATCAGCCGCTCGCTGGTGGCGATCCCGCTCGGCGAGCGTTCGTACACCGTTGAGATCGTTCGCGGGGACTCTACACGCATCGCCGACCGGCTCGCGACCATGGGGCCGTCGTCGCTCGTCGTCGTGGCCGACGCGCGGGTGCGACGAGCGCAGTTGGCCTACGCGACGGAGATGTTTCGCCCGCTCACGGTGCCGCGGATCGACGTCACGCTGGCGCCCGGCGAGGCGCACAAGACGGTGTCTTCCGTGTCCACCATCTGGGACGCGGCGCTCGGTGCAGGCATCGACCGCGACGCCGTCGTCGTGGGTTTCGGCGGCGGCGTGGTGCTGGATCTGGCTGGATTTGCGGCGGCGACGCTCCTCCGCGGCGTGCGATGGCTCTCCGTGCCAAGCACGACGCTGGCCCTCATCGACGCGTCGGTGGGCGGAAAAACAGGCTTTGATCACCCGGCAGGAAAGAACCTCGTCGGCGCGTTTCATCAGCCGAGCGGCGTCGTCGCCGACTTGGCTCTCCTCAGAACCCTGCCGGCTCGCGAACGGAAGGCGGGGCTGGCCGAGGCGGCGAAGATTGGCCTCTCGTCCGACGCTTCCCTCTTTCTTCGCATGGAAGAGACCGCAGAAGCGCTCGCGGCGGGCGACGAGGACGCGCTCCTCCCGGTCTTGCACGCGGCCATCTCCGCGAAGGCGCGCATCGTGCGAAACGACGAGACCGAGCGGGGCGAACGCGCGCTTTTGAACCTAGGCCACACGGTCGGCCACGCGCTCGAGGCTCACGGCGCCTTCACGCGGTGGCTCCACGGCGAGGCGGTCGCCATCGGGCTTGTGGCTGAGCTTCGCGCCGCCGCGAAGTTGGGCAAGACCGACCCGGCGCTTGCGGGGCGCGTCGCGGCCCTTTTGGGCCGGTTGGACCTCCCGACCGCCGCCAGCCATGCGGATCTGGCAGCCGCTTTGCCTTGGATTGACGCCGACAAGAAGCGCAGGGGCGCACAGGTAAGGTGGCCGGTCGTCTCCGCCGTGGGGGCCGCCTCGGTGGAGCCGGTGGCCCTGAGCGCCCTCAAAGCGGCGCTCCTCTCGGACTGA
- the aroC gene encoding chorismate synthase: protein MSRFRWLTAGESHGPRLVTIVEGLPAGLALSADDINRDLARRQVGYGRGGRQKIERDAVAILSGVRGGATLGSPVALSVENRDFENWRDKMGAEPFAAAPEPLTRPRPGHADLAGGLKYDRHDLRDVLERASARETAARTAAGAVARTLLQALGIEVSAWVEAIGDVTAKAEGSLADISARALASELACPDTEAEARMRAAILEASHAGDTLGGSFVVVARGVPAGLGSHVHWDRKLDGRLAQALMSIQAIKAVAIGDGASVATKRGSEVHDPIAYDETKRRFVRGSNHAGGLEGGVTNGEVLVARASMKPIATLRRALASVDVVTKEPFDAAFERSDICAVAAASVVGEAMVCLVLAEAVLEKFGGDSMGELRRNFTGYLAQLTEY, encoded by the coding sequence ATGTCGCGTTTCCGATGGCTCACCGCGGGAGAGTCGCACGGCCCACGTCTCGTGACGATCGTGGAGGGGCTCCCTGCGGGCCTCGCGCTGTCGGCCGACGACATCAACCGTGACTTGGCGCGGCGCCAGGTCGGCTACGGTCGCGGGGGCCGGCAGAAGATCGAACGCGACGCCGTCGCGATCCTCTCGGGCGTGCGGGGCGGCGCCACGCTCGGCTCTCCCGTCGCGCTCAGCGTCGAGAACCGCGACTTCGAGAATTGGCGCGACAAGATGGGCGCCGAGCCCTTCGCTGCCGCGCCCGAGCCGCTGACGCGTCCGCGGCCGGGACACGCCGACCTGGCCGGTGGGCTCAAATACGACCGTCACGATCTGCGCGACGTCCTCGAGCGGGCCAGCGCTCGCGAAACGGCGGCGCGGACGGCGGCGGGAGCCGTCGCACGGACGCTCCTTCAAGCCCTTGGCATCGAGGTCTCGGCTTGGGTCGAGGCCATCGGTGACGTGACGGCCAAGGCGGAGGGCTCGCTCGCGGACATCTCCGCGCGGGCGCTCGCGTCGGAGCTCGCGTGCCCCGACACCGAGGCGGAAGCGCGCATGCGCGCCGCCATCCTGGAGGCATCCCACGCCGGCGACACGCTCGGCGGCTCCTTTGTGGTCGTGGCGCGGGGCGTTCCGGCGGGCCTTGGGAGTCACGTGCACTGGGATCGAAAGCTCGACGGGCGCCTCGCGCAGGCGCTCATGAGCATCCAGGCCATCAAGGCCGTGGCCATCGGCGACGGCGCGTCGGTGGCGACGAAGCGCGGCTCCGAGGTCCATGATCCCATCGCTTACGACGAGACCAAGAGGCGCTTCGTCCGCGGCAGCAACCACGCGGGGGGCCTCGAGGGGGGCGTGACCAACGGCGAGGTGCTCGTGGCGCGCGCGTCGATGAAGCCCATCGCCACGTTGCGGCGCGCCTTGGCGAGCGTCGACGTCGTGACCAAGGAGCCCTTCGACGCAGCCTTCGAACGAAGCGACATTTGCGCCGTCGCGGCTGCGTCGGTGGTCGGCGAGGCCATGGTGTGCCTCGTCCTCGCCGAGGCGGTGCTCGAGAAGTTTGGCGGCGATTCCATGGGCGAGCTGCGGCGAAATTTCACGGGCTACCTCGCCCAACTGACGGAGTATTGA